ATCTTGCCTATGTTCACTATAACTTGCGCCTGAGAGAACATCAACTTGGGAGACACGCGGGTGATTTGGTCACATTTGACAGTGGGATGCTGGAAATGCTATTGGATGACTGGATTGTGGCGACAGAGAGACGAGAGGAGCCAGAAAATGAGGTAAGCTCAAACAAAGTTTTTTGTTCATTAAAATTCTTGTTATTCTAAAAGCCTTgcaattttgaatcttttttggcttgatttagGAGATTGTTTACAATGACATGGAGCAATTTTATGTGGATGACAATGAAGAGACGTTTAATGACAATGGCAATGAAGAAAAGCAGCCTGTAGAAATGGTCACTTTGGCTAATGTCATTGAACCTTTTGAAGTTAATTCTGTTGGTGGAGCTGTTACAACTGATGACGATgatcttgatttttttgatgATGATTTGACAGATTAACACATCTGTAAGCAGGTCAGAATTAGTTAGAGTTATTTGTAACATATGcatatattataagataaaggTAAATTGCGACTTCTAAAGTCTGCTGTGACAGATGGTCTGGTGCATTTGAAAACCTTTATCTCCCGTTACGGCTTTGATCTGGGGACCTTCTTCACTTCCTTTTTTGTGGTAATATGGTTGCCCAGTCATCCCTTTTGAACTTGTCAGTGCGTCTGTTGGGACTCTTGGGGGCTTAATATTAATAATTGCCAGTGGAAACTTAGGAGGGCttattgaactttttattatatttctgaGTTTGGAAGAATAGACTGATGTTGCGAATAGGATTTCCAAGTGGAGACACTATGACCATGAAAGTCTAACCTCGTTTGGACATTGCATTACCAGTTGTAATTAGGAGGTATCTTCTCGTTGCTTTTAGAAATTTGACCCCGCAAGATCTCCAGTTTTGTGCCAGTAGCCATCTCCCTCCTTGGTGGTATGTTGCACAGACAGCTCGTGTGTCGCTCTCTTAGCACAGGTAACAGTTTCAAGTAGGAGGAGGTGATGTCTTTCCAAGCTTAGACATGGTTCTGGTCTTTGTAGTATAGTTGTTAAATCACTCGTGATGCATTCTGCTGGAAGAGTCTACATAACCATCCATCATCTGGTGTCGAACTCGGTCTCCAGTtcgtaaaaaggaaaataatatcGGGCATACGAAAATTGGTTCTTAATATTTGTACACTATGCGGCAGACTCTGCTTTTAATGGTACCAATTGTTTAGAGGCGTATTGGCAATTTGTGAGATCATCCATGATGTCCACGTTTATCTTTGTGAATCTATAGTGAAGATGCAAGTGGTGAAGCTGCACATGGTCTTTTGTTTGAGCATCCTCCGCTTTGAACATTCTGTCGTCTGAAAATTAATCGACTGGGGCCTCTAGGCAGAAATTTGTACCGACATACCGATATCCACGAAAGACGAAACTGTGCACGAACCTCTGACTTCCCTTTGGGGCCAGTAAAAACCTCTGACTTttttctagcaaaaaaaaacaaaaaaagcctctgactttttcttttggtccaaAAAACCTCTGACTTAGCTTTCTGGAAATGTGGTATGAAAGCACGATGAGCCgcaacaaaaatggcaaaatgcAAGCCGATTTTCCAAATTCTAAGACAAATtgactgctctctctctccgcgCCACCAAAAGAGCCATCAATTCATCCCAGTACACGTTTCAACACTTTGGTCCAAccaaaaaggtcaaaaaaaaCAGGAAGGGGGAAATCAAACTCAAATGCTTTGGCCTCTACCACCCCTGGAGTCGGCGAACATCGTTTTTCCGTAGTGAAAAAGAGAACCCTTTTCTTTGTCCTATGATGAGATCCAAAACGAAATTGATAAGCTTTGACGGCACATGTAGTGCCATCACTTTGCACTTTCGCCACCGACACTAATATCTTCGAATTAATAGTTTAACCGACTCTACAATGATACAaaagatttattcattttaaaattcataataaaagaaaatatttaatgaaaaatcattcttcaagaaaatatttgcattttcttagaTAATAAATGGTATTCCATTAACCGatcaattcaataaattaaatgtgtgaaaattttaaaaattaatttgcaaaaaaattattttccttgaaaaaaacATATTCGTCACTACAAAAGCAAACGCATCCGTTCAAAATCGCCTTGGTAGATTCTATTTGATATGCCTGTATCATGGGTCGATCAATTTCGGTCGATCAAACACCGTGCGGCCTTAGAATCgatgatcccaagtcagcctaaCACACATACACACGTTCGTTCACAAGTgaatatacactctctttgcaCATCCGACTCTTGTATTCGACGATCCGTGAATTCTCCCGTACTCGTAACATCTGTGTCACAGTTTGTAAGTGTCCTCCTACTTgcgtagaatttttttttttttggtcaaacacTTACGTAGAATTGAAAATGCCCAAAATTGAGAGATAGAATATTCCAAGTCAAGGGTCGCACCCTCGAATACCCCAAAAGATATACCAATCCGTACGGGTCTGTTTCCGAGGACTCTTCGTTTTGGTTCGACTTCGGAGAGGACTTGCTTAGCTAAGCGggaacttcatttttttttctttaattcgaCATGGTCACCATGCATTTATAGAAAGGGCCACCCTTTGTGGACTCGACGCCTTTAAAAATTGTCGACCCGGACTTAACATTTACTGCTACATTTTATTTCATATTTCAAATGCTAATGTGGAGCACATGCGTGGAActcttttttaacattttaaaaatcgatCCCCTCCGTTCTTAAAAATATCTTCAACCTCGAAACCCCTGATTGGGCCCATGGCGCAAATCCACTTTTTCTCGATTTTCGCACTCAATAGGTTTGATGGTTCAAATCAGCGACAAATggttggaaagagaaaagaaattaacCTCAACGTTTGGAATTTCTTAAAGAGTACAAAGACGGATGTGGACATACACAGCAAAGAGACAACTTTCGTTTTCAAGCGAAAGAAGCTCGAATCAATCACGCAGCGGACAGCTAGGAATCGGCGTGATGAAGGACGCGGTAATTTGTAACTCCCACCCACTGTGGTTTTTCTTTCGTGGAAATTAGGGTATGCATAGTCCGGGCGGACGGTTCCCAACCTAAAATTGGGAACCGCTCGCTAAGCTTGACGTTCAAAAATTAGGGAATCGATCCACCCGTTTATCGTGCGCATGGATCCATGGgccgatcttgacgcgaaataattttggttttcaatataGAACGACTATGTGatatcaaagcaagccaaagaaagaaaaatcaaatttaaatacGTAAAGATGCGGACGACAGGAGAAGTAAACGCGGCGAATTTACAAATACGGTCCGAGcagttcccgggtattttgcacatcTCTAAAAGGAGTGAAATGAGATTTAGGgtttattttagtaatttttttttaaatattaaaaaggttctggttcggtccgggtgggcggacGGGCGGATCTGCccatggaaccgagaaccggaccggtatCTACcgattcccataaattggaactagGAATCGGACCGGTTTCCTCAAAATCGCCGGTTCCAAGCGGTTTCGGGCGGTctgggcggttcccgggtattttacATACCCATAATGAAAATCCTCGGATTCCTGAAGAGAAAAAGCAGTCGGCATCTTGACTAGCAAATGAAGAGCAAATGAGTAGTCTTCGTCAATGCCGGCATTGGAAAAAGCACACGTGTCCTGTTTCGTGCATAGCCAAAGATGGACGAAAGGGTGAAATCTGGCGCAAAATTCAACGAATTTTAAACTTAGTcagtgaaaataaaaagaccGGGGGGAAGAATCTCTGTGTCATCCACCATCACGGCATTATGATAATATAATATTCTTGCCGTGGAGCTCTCATCACTCGGGTCAAGACGACGTAAAAGTTCGGTTTTTTGTTCTAATCTTTCCACATGCTGAATGGCTCCACAATCTAAAGGTGATTTCtttcgccgccgccgggaagaaAAATCGAGTTTTGCGGGTGCCGTTGCGACGATGATAAGGTAAAAAGACGACTCTCCATTCGGTCGAATCGAACCAGATGCCAGCGTACGCCGtgacggggagagagagacagagacgtCACGGCTGGCCTTTGCTGAGACACTATTGAGATCGGGAACTGCCCCTTCTTCTTTATCTCGTCCACCCTCTTCCGTccgttcgttcgttcgttcgttctCGATTCATCCCTTCCCCACCCCTTTTTTCCTACAAAGGGAAGGGAATTCATCCCTGGGAAGAACACCACTTCcctccggccgccgccgccgccgccgcatgGTGGCGAGCAACCGAGTTCAATGAAACCCCACCACCAAGAATTGCGGCGCttgatctcttcctcctcttcttcttcttcttcttcttcttctttggcaaTTTGATGAGCGCTCTTATGTGCAAGACCAAAATGGCGGTGGAAGCGACGGAGCCCGCGAGAAGAccaccctcctcctccccgAGAAGACCACCCACCTCCTCCCCGCGACTCTCCGCGTCGCAGACCACCAGATTTGCCCCCGCCTCCTCCGACCCCTCCCCCTCCGCCTCCTCCAGCGGCGGCTACTACACCTCCACCTCCTTCCCCAAGCACTCCTCCGTCACCGGCACCAGCACCGGCACCGGCAGCTCCTCCCTCTCCGGCTTCCGCCACTCCCTCCCGGACAACCCCGTCATCTACGACTTCTCCGAGCTCCGCTCCGCCACCAACAACTTCCTCGCCAAGCCCCgccactcctcctcctcctcctcctgctggCGCTGCTCCCTCCGCGGCAAGGACGTCATCGTCTTCCGGCGCAAGTTCCGGCGCAAGATCGAGATGGGCAGCCTCAAGGAGCTCCTCGGGATGATCTGCCGGAGCCACCTGGTCAGCATCGCGAAGCTGCTCGGCGCCTCCGTCTCCGGCGACAACATCTTCTTGGCCTACGAGTTCGTCGACGGCGCCAGCCTCTCCGATTGCCTGCGGAACCCTAAGATTCCCAATTTCACGGTCCTCGGGACCTGGATGTCGAGGATGCAGGTCGCCGCCGACGTCGCGCACGGCCTCGATTACATCCACAACAACACCGGCCTCAACATGATCCTCGTCCACAATCACATCAAGAGCAGCAGCGTCCTGGTGACGGAGCCGTCGTTCAGGGCCAAGATCTGCCACTTCGGCACCGCCCAGCTGTGCGGCGAGGAGGACGAGAACGACGTGCTCCGGgagcgggcggcggcggcggcggcggcggcggcggaggcggaggcgcagggcggcggcggggcggctgCGGCGAGATCACGGAGGAGGGGGCCGGGGAGGGGCCATCGGCTTCGCCGCGGCTGAAGCGTTCGGACAGCCGGAGAATGCAGTTCGAGGGGGCCCGAGGTTACATGTCGCCGGAGTTCCGGGTCACCGGCGTCGCGACCCAGAAGTCCGACGTCTACTCCTTCGGGGTCGTGCTCTTGGAATTACTATCAGGTGGAGAAAATGCAGCAATCCTCGTCGTCGGCCATTCGATATCTTAccaaaaattctttaaaaattattaacatcGAACGTTGAAAAATACTCTTTTTTATCCCCAGGTGAAGAGCCGTTCAAGTATAAATACGATAAGGAGAGCCGGGAGTTCGTGAGGACGTCGATCATCGACACCGCGAGGGCGGCGGTCGATGGGGACGGAGGCGGCGGGGCGGAGGGGAGGCTGAGGAAGTGGGTGGACCGGCGGCTGAGCGATTCGTTCCCGGTGGAGGTGGCGGAGAAGCTGGTGCGGCTGGGGCTGGAGTGCGTGGAGGCGGATCCGGACCGGAGGCCCGACATGAGCCGGGTCGAAGGGAAGGTGTCCAAGCTGTACATGCAATCCAAGAGCTGGTCCAACAGCATCAATGTCCCCACCAACATATCGGTCTCGATCGGACCCCGATGAGGTCCGTGACGAAATCCCTTTTGGCTGCTGCTATGGGGatgatcgatcgatcgatcgatcgattgatttttgttcctgattaaatttaaaatcgaATTGGAAATTTTATTCTTATCGGCTCCTTGATTCTTGAAGGCTAAATCGGTCTTCGTGtggatcttttctttttaattaatttttcttttggatggTGGCGGTGGAGGAATTTTGCAGTGGGGGTGATGTGACGGGACTGGATTTTTGGGTCCTACGACCGTCTGAGTTTGAACGTGACTGGGTTTAATTCTTGGAGGAATTGGACAGGGAATTTGGGTTCGGATGGGAATTGGAGAATTATAGTTTAAGTTAGTTTCGTGGGTCGATTCCTTATTGAACTACGTTTGAATGATTGATTATTCATGTAAAAGAAATGTTTTTTGTTGACAGAGTGGGTGAGTCGTGCAAGCTAAGGTAGGCATCTCATCGTACATTCTTCTtcttaattatatcaattactTTTAGGCGTATTCCATCTTTGACTGGCTGGAGATTTCGaatcatgatatatatatagttaattGCTATTGGAGAGGATAGTAACGTACTAACATGTGGAAATttctgatgattttttttttttaaatcataaatttattgggGGTTCGAAGGGACGAACAAGAAAggggtctttttttttaaggccCGTCCATTGATTTgagtagtttttctttttggtcgattGTATTCGGTCTCTCAAGTTTCAACGTCTAAGCGatttgttcatttaattttttttattatgttaaatcgatttctctcattttattaatttgtgtGATTTGATCttctatgtttttattttgCGTAATGCAATCCTCTAACGTTCTCAATTGTgcaatcgatttttttttttatggactgCTCTAATTAAACTGTCGAATTTATTACTGAAGTGGCATTGCCATTGCGATGTAAAGTGATAGTCATGTTAATGTGCCACCAATTCCGCAGAAAATAGACGGAAAAAACaagggtaaaaagaaaagaaatcacaaTTTGACAGTACTAGTTATGgggaggaaacaaagcacttgaTCACACAAATCATGAAAACAAGAGGGTTTCCACTGTACAAGATAAATTTAGAGAATCGAATCGCACAAATCTAAAAAGTTAAGAAGACTTAAATTATACATAATAAAGTTTAGAGAATCGAATTGCACAACTACCTATATTTAATGATCTAAGAATGAAATTTCCACATTGCTGCATTAAAACTCTCTGCTTATTTTTCCTTGGTCATTGaattcatttctatttttggattttGTCAACGCGGGGGTGGATAATTCCTTTGCCTTTGGGGCAAAATTAAAGCTCGCAGCGAAAAGGGAAGAACTCTCGTAGAAAGAAGAGTGGTCCACCCATctttaattaaatcatttataGGAAGAAAAAACATAGAAAGTCAAAAGATGAAACGTAAACGCGTGCGCGTGGACGTTCAAGTCCCGTGGATTCGATGTGTGTTAATGGCATGGTTGGGCCGACCGGGGAGTTACGATGACGACTGCGGTGACGATTGCGGTGACGAACGGGCAGGGGGGGACGCATTTATCCTAAGACCGAGAAAATCGGGCGGTCCGCCTTTCATCAAGGGTACCAAATCATGCGCATTTCACCTTCATCTTGAGTAAATAAATGACACGCATTTCACTATATTTCCGCTTGAAAAGAGTGGGAAAGTGTCGACCTTTTCGCATCTCGCTTTTAGTAGATTTTTACAGGAGGAGCATGGTGAATTAGATGGCCAGGAGATACTGGAACTCGTAGTCGTATGGTATCTTCTGGACCGAGACCGGGGCGTGGCCGCTGCCGTGGCTCCGGAAGCAGTCCACTATGGATTTCCTGAGGGTCCCGGACGTGGGCAGCTGGTGGCACACCCACTCCACCAGGGAGTCCGGGGCCGCCGCGAAGTCGTGCGTGTTCCGGAGCAGGAGCTCCGGGAACGCGATCCTCTTCGTGGTCGTGACCACCACGGAGGCCTGCAGGTACTCCAGCTTCGACTTCTCTAGCTCGCCCGTGACCCCATCTGCCGTGTACGTCCTCACCTGCAAGTTTTCAGGGTTCTTTAGAATTCAAGAACTTCGCATCTTCCGAATTGCAAATGCATATTTCGGTCAGCGACTCACAGCAGGGGATGAACGGGTTCCGCAGCAGAGAGCGAAAACGACAT
The nucleotide sequence above comes from Eucalyptus grandis isolate ANBG69807.140 chromosome 2, ASM1654582v1, whole genome shotgun sequence. Encoded proteins:
- the LOC104435382 gene encoding lysM domain receptor-like kinase 3 is translated as MSALMCKTKMAVEATEPARRPPSSSPRRPPTSSPRLSASQTTRFAPASSDPSPSASSSGGYYTSTSFPKHSSVTGTSTGTGSSSLSGFRHSLPDNPVIYDFSELRSATNNFLAKPRHSSSSSSCWRCSLRGKDVIVFRRKFRRKIEMGSLKELLGMICRSHLVSIAKLLGASVSGDNIFLAYEFVDGASLSDCLRNPKIPNFTVLGTWMSRMQVAADVAHGLDYIHNNTGLNMILVHNHIKSSSVLVTEPSFRAKICHFGTAQLCGEEDENDEGAGEGPSASPRLKRSDSRRMQFEGARGYMSPEFRVTGVATQKSDVYSFGVVLLELLSGEEPFKYKYDKESREFVRTSIIDTARAAVDGDGGGGAEGRLRKWVDRRLSDSFPVEVAEKLVRLGLECVEADPDRRPDMSRVEGKVSKLYMQSKSWSNSINVPTNISVSIGPR